The Labilithrix sp. nucleotide sequence CGGAAGCGGACCGTGAATTTCACCTTGTGGCCGGCCTCGAGGAACTTGCGCGCCGCCTTCGTCTTGAAGGCGATGTCGTGATCGTCCGTCTTCGGACGGAGCTTGATCTCCTTGATCTCGACGACCGTCTGCTTGCGCTTCGCCTCGCCGGCCTTCTTCTTCTCCTCGTACTTGTACTTTCCGAAGTCGAGGATCTTGCAGACCGGCGGCTCCGCCTTCGGGTTCACCTCGACGAGGTCGAGCCCTTGCTCCTGCGCACGCCGAAGCGCCTCATGGGTTGCGAGCACACCCAGCATCTCGCCGTTCGCGTCGATGACGCGGACTTCCGGCACACGGATGCGGTGGTTGACGCGAATCTGGAACTGGCGCTGCGGTTGGCGCGGATCGAAACGGGGGCGACCCATCGACATGAGTTGACCGTGACCTCCTGAATGAGTTGAAAAGCGGAAAGGGAAGAGCGCCCAGTCTCGTCGTCCCGGATGAGGCGGTCAAGCGCCGCGGGCGGGAAAAATGGCGTACGCTGAGGGGTGCAGTGCTCACTCTGGTGATGAACCCCGGGCTCCCGGAGGAGCAGATCTTCCCGGTCGCGCCGACCGCGAAGGGGGGAGCGCCTGTGACGATCGGGCGCACCAAGGACAACCAGATCTTCTGCCTCCACAAGAGCCTCTCGCGGAAACACGCCCGCATCGAGTTCGACGGGCGCCGCGTGACGGTGACCGATCTTCAGAGCAAGAACGGGGTGTTCCACAACGGCCGGCGCGTCGCGCGCTGCGAGGTCAGCGAGGGCGACACGTTCCGCTGCGGCGACATCACCTTCCTCGTCGAGGGCGCCACCTTCCGGAGCCCGGCCACCAAGCTCGTGCCGGTGGGACGCGACGACCGCGCCGTCGCGACCCTCCCCTCCCCCATGGCCAAGCTGCCGGACTTCGGGCACACGAAGGTGTCCTCCGGCAACGACGGCGACCGCAACAACTACAAGGACAAGCTGTTCCTCCTCATCCGCGCGAGCGAGCTCTGCGTCAGCGAGCTCTCGATCGATCGTGTCCTCGAGGAGCTCGTCACGCTCGCGGTGCAGGCGATCACGGTCGACCGCTGCGCCCTGCTCGCCCTCGACGACCAGACCCTCGACATGCACCCCCGCGTCGTGAAGTCCTTCACGCACAGCACGCGCTACCCGTACAGCCAGCGCGTCGTCGACTTCGTCGTCGACCACGGCAGCCCCGCGTCGTTCGCCGACGTCTCGCGCGACCGCCGCCTCCCCGGCGACGCCGCGCGCGACGCCGACGTCCGCGCCGCGATGTGCGTCCCGATCAACCCCGGCGGCGGCACGATCGGCGTCATCTACGTCGACTCCCTCTCGCACTCCGAGCTCTACAAGCCCGACGACCTCGCCCTCCTCCGCGCGATCGCAAACCACGCCGCCGTCGCGATCGAAGGCGCCGCCCTACGCGGCGGCGAAGCCCGCGGCCGAAGCCTCGTCCCCTCGATGCCGCGGCCCCCGCGGTGATGCTACGACTTGCAGGCCGCCTTCGACGCGCATTCGCGCCGCCCAACGTCGCCCGTCTTCATTGCCGAGCGACGTTCGCGGCGGCGACACCTCGCCTTGCGCCCATGCCCCTTCGCGGCGGATCGAGCCCTCTTGGCGGTCCTCTTGTGCGCCGCCTTCGGCAACGCATGCCGCGTCGTCGCGCTCTCCTTGCGGAGCGCCTCCGCGAGGAGCGGCGCCCAGTCGTCGAGCAACTCCAGCGACGCCTTGCCTTCCCGGTACTTCGTGAGCCACGCTTGGCGCATCCGGATGACCTGCTCGCCGTGCCCGATCTGCAGGCGCTCGAGGACCACGGTTGCCTTCGACCGAAATCGCACAGGGATGCGGTCGGTCATGACGACCTGAAGCGATGGCAACAGCATCTCGAACCACCCCGGCCGCACGTCGAACGGATCGAGGACAAGGTCGTCGAGCGTACCTTTCGAGGAGTTTACCCAACCGGCCGCGTAGCGATAGTTCGACCAGTCGTACGCAAGGTGACGGGCCCCGCCTTCGATCGAGAGATAGTGATCGACCGTCCCGACCGGCTCGTACATCGCCGAGTACCCGCAGCGGTGACCGAAAGCCTCCGCCAACTCCGCGCGGACGAGCCGCCAGTGCCCAGGCGGCCGCGTCCGGCTCGCGGCATTTTTCTCGAGCCAGGCATTCCCGGGCTTCGCCACCATGCTCGCGTGCTTCTTTGGCGCCGGAGAGCGCTTCACCGGGATCACGCGCGCGAGGTTCCCTTCTTCTTCGCGCCGCTGCGCTTGCGCTTCGCCTGTTTCGGGCCCGGGTGCAGCTCCGGATGCTCGATGATCCATCGAGGCCAGAACGGATCGTGGCCTGCAAGGACCCGACGCAGCTCGGCGTCGATCGACGCCGCAGAGCGCAGCTTCGGCGGTGCTTCGTCCGGCGCTCCGCGCATCAGCGCCTCCGCCGCTTCGATGGCGCGCTCGGCTTCGATCGAGCGTGCCTGCTTCAGGCCGAAGATGTGAGAGACCAACCAGTTCGTGACGTCGCCTTGCTTCGCCCAGGGGATCGTCTCTACGCGCGCGCGGTGCCCCTTCGGCGTGTGGTCGAGCACGAGATGGTGGAGACGATCGGTCGACTCGTCGAACGAGGTCTCGAGCGAGGCGAGCACCATCGGGGAGTGTGTGGCCACGACGAGCTGGACATCGACCTCCGCGGCGAGCGCGTTGACCACGTCGAGGACGGACGGCAAGAGAGCACGCTGCCAGCGCGGGTGGAGGTGCGCCTCGATCTCGTCGAGGAGGAGCACGATTCGATCGGTCGGCTCCTGTCGCGTGATGCGCGTCGCTTCCTTGTGCTCGCGCCATGCCCACACGAGCAAGTAGGCGAGCGCGAGCATTCGCTTGATCCCAGCAGACGCGAGCGGCACCGGCGTGAGGCCGTAGGAGAGCATCAGCGTCGGGGTGTCGCGCCGGTCCTCGAGTCGCATCCGCATCGGCTTTCCCGGCTGCAGGATCTCCCCCGAGTCGTGCGAGAGGCGCCGGAGCGCCGTGCACAGATCGTCGAACGCGGCGTCCTTCTGGCTCTGCCACGTCAGCCAGTCGCGCTCGAGCCCCTCGCAAACGGATTTCTCGATCGGCCCTATGCCCTTCCAGACCTGCTCTCGGTCGAAGAAGAACGCTGGGAGTCGATCGGGCGCGCTCACGCCGACGGTAGGCGCCTCGCGGTAGTAGTTCCGCGCGGGATCCCACACGGCGAAGCTGCCGTCGACTCGCATGTAGACGACCATCCCTGGCTTCGGGGGCCGATGGCCCTTCTGAGGCCAGGCCTGCTCCTTCCACGAGTACTTGCTCTCGAACATCGAGGACTTGCCAGCTCCTCGAATGCTGTAGGCGATGCTCGGAGTGCTCGTGGCATCGCCCGGCCGCGGCCACGCCTGGTGATCGACGTCAGGCCATGTTCGGGTGAGCGCCCACCACCCAAGGTCGAGCAAGAACGTCTTGCCGAGCCCGTTGTCGCCGGTGAGCACGTTGAGCCGCTGCGCGAAGTCGATCTCGAGCTCAGGAGCGGGCCCAACCTCTCGAAGGTGAAGGCGCTCAAGCATGGCGATCGTCCAGCATCATTCGTTCGGCATCGTACTCGATCTTCCGCTGGCGGCCGCGCACTGAACCAGCGGCAGACTCCCGGCGGATGGGTTTCGGGCGGCGTCCCCCTCACCGCTCCGAGGAGTCACTCCGTGGGAGGGCTGCTCTCCGCGGCGAGCTTCGCGAGGAAGTCGGCGCGGGGCATCGCGCCGAGGTCGCCGGCGTCGCGGGCGCGGACCGAGACGGTGCCGGCTTCGGCGTCCTTCGGGCCGACGACGAGCATGTATGGGTGGCGCATCGTGCGCGCGGTGCGGATCTTCGCGCCGAGCTTGTCGCCGCTGAAGTCTGCCTCCGCGCGGTGGCCCTGCGCCTTGAGCTCCTCGAGGACCGAGCGCCCGTAGGCCTCGCTCTTGTCGCTCACGGTGAGGACGATAACCTGCGACGGCGCGAGCCACGTCGGGAAGTTCCCGCCGATGTGCTCGAGGTACACGGACAGGAAACGCTCGAACGTGCCGAAGATGGCGCGGTGGAGCATCACCGGGCGGTGCGCCTTGCCGTCCTCGCCCGTGTACTCGAGCTCGAAGCGCTCGGGCAGGTTCGGGTCGTACTGCATCGTGCCGAGCTGCCAGCTCCGCTTCAATGCATCTTGCACGTGGAACTCGAGCTTCGGGCCGTAGAACGCGCCCTCGCCCGGCGAGAACGTGAACGGCAGGCCCGCGCGCTCGAGCCCCTCCGCGAGCGCCTTCTCGCTCATGTCCCAGTCCTCGTCCGCGCCGATGCGCTTGTCCGGGCGCGTCGCGAGACGGATGTCGATCTTGGTGAGCGAGAACGCCTTGTAGATCGCGTAGAACATCTTGAGGAAGCGCTCGATCTCGCTCGGCACCTGCTCCCGCGTGCAGAAGATGTGCGCGTCGTCCTGGCAGAACGTGCGCACACGCGACAGACCGTGCACGACGCCGCCGCGCTCGTAACGATGCAGCCGACCGAAGTCGGCCACGCGCCACGGGAGCTCGCGGTAGCTCCGCTTCCGCACCCCGTAGATGACGCAGTGCGAAGGGCAATTCATCGGTTTTAGCGCAAACGACGATTCCTGGAGCGCCTTCGCGACGCTCTCGGGGGTCGGGTCCTTCGCCGCGAGCGCCTCCTCGATCACGTCCTCCGTCCAGAGGCGGTACATGTTCTCGTTGTAGTTGCCGAGGTGGCCGCTCGTGCGAAACAGCTTCGGATCGAACGCCTGCGGCGTGATCACCTCCTCGTAGCCGTAGTGCACGTAGAGATCGCGCAGGTACTGGACGAGGCGGTTGTAGACGAACGCGCCGCGCGGGAGCAGGAACGGCATCGCGGGCGACACCGGATCGAAGAAGAAGAGATCGAGCTCCTTCCCGAGCTTGCGGTGGTCGCGCGCCTTCGCCTCCTCGATGAGCTTCAGGTGCTCTTCGAGGGCCTCCTTCGTCGGGAACGCCGTGCCGTAGATGCGCTGGAGCATCGGGTTGCGCTCGTCGCCGCGCCAGTACGCGCCCGCCACGCTCGTGAGCTTCACCGCGCGGAGCTTCCCCGTCGAAGGCACGTGCGGGCCCTCGCAGACGTCGACCCACTCCTCCTTCGTGCCGGCGGGGCCGTGCTTGTAGAGGCTGATCTCCTCGTCCTCCGGGATGGAGCGGATGATCTCGCACTTGAACGTCTCACCCATCCGCTCGAACAGCGCGAGCGCGTCGTTGCGGGAGACGACCTCGCGGCGGAACGGCGTGTCCTTCGCGACGACCTCCATCATCGTCTGCTCGATCTTCGCGAGGTCCTCCTCGGTGAAGGAGCCGCCGCCCGCCTTGTCGAAGTCGTAATAGAAGCCGTCCTCGATCGCGGGGCCGATCGTGACCTTCGTCCCCGGGAAGAGGCGCTGCACGGCGTCGGCCATGACGTGCGCGGTGGAGTGACGGATGACGTCGAGGCCTTCCTTGTCGTTCTCGCGAATGACGGAGAACGCCGTGTCCTCCGGGATCGGCGTGAAGAGATCGACGATCCCGTTCTTGCCGAGGCGCGTGTCGGACGTCTTGATCGCGATGACGTCGGGTGCGAGCTGTCCCTTCTGCTTGACCAGATCCCCCGCGGGGATGCGCTTTTCCATGGCGTGTCTCGAATATCATTAAAGGTGAACGCTTGGCGGCCGCGCAGGGCGGCGCCGCTTCGTGGCTCGCGAAGCGCCGGCCGCGGGAACGATCCCGGACCGGCGCTAACGCGTCAGGCCGACGCGGTAGAGCGCGCCCGGAGAGTCCGTCGCGACGTAGAGCGCGCCGTCGATCGGCGAGACCGCGACGCCCGACGGACGCGGCGAGTCCGCGTTCGCGTCCGTGCGCCACTGCCAGCGGCCGTCCTTCGGCTTGCCGCCCTCGGCGCCGCCGAACACGACCTCGTGCGGCCACGTCGTCTCGTCCTTCGTCGACGCCGGCATCGGCGACGAGCCGTCCGGATGGAACGGCTGCCACACGACCTTGTGGCCGGTGGACGCGTCGCGGTTCCACGAGCCGTGGAGCGCGATGAACGCGCCGCCGCGCCACCTCTCCGGCAGCGCGCCCGACGGCTGCTTGTCGAAGAACGTGATGTCGAGCGGCGCCGCGTGCGCCTGGACGAAGGTCGTCGGCTTCTGCGAATTCGCCGCGCACCACGCGTCGTCGCGATCGGGCTGGTTCACGAAGCCGGCCATGAGCTGCGTGCCCGCCGGCGCGTCGAGCGCGCCGCCGACGACCACGCGCTGCGCGGTGAAGCAGAACGGGTAGCCGTAATTCTTCCCGGCCGCGACCTCCGCGACCTGCTCGCCGGGGTTGTCCTGGTGGACGTCGGCGCCCTTGTACGATTGGTTGTCGAGGCCGTTGACGACGGCGTAGATCTTCCCCGTCGTCTCGTTGCGCGCGAAGCCGTTCGGGTTCCGGAGCCCGAGCGAGACGTTCTCGCCGTCCTTGTTCCAGTCGAACGGCGTGCCGGCGACGAGCTTCGAGAGATCGAACCGCTTGATGAGCGAGCGCTTGCCGTCGTACTCGCCCTTCACCTGATCGTCGTGCGACTGGTTCCCGGAGGAGCCCGAGTCGACGTAGAGGAAGCCGTCGTAGACCTTCGCCGTGCGCATCGCGTGGCCGCCGCCGGGCTGGTTGACGACGACGTCCTCCGCCGGTCCACCCTGCGGCGCCGCGGGATCCCAGGCGAAGCGCTTCACGCCGGTCGGCGAGCCGGCGTAGACGTAGTTGCCGGCGACGTCGATGAACGCGTTGTTCGTGTCGCCGCCCGCCTCGCCCCAGGTCGTGATCTCGCTCGCGGAAAAGCGGCCGTCCCCGTCGGCGTCGTGCATGAGGACGATGCGTCCGCTCGAGAGCGCGCCGAGGATGTCGCCGTTCGGCGCGAACGTGATCTGACGGAGGTGGCTCACCTTCTCGTTCGCGACGAGGCGCACGCAGAGACCGTCCGCGACGAACGCGTCGTCGCCGAGCGGCTCGCCGCGGCAAGGATCGCCCTCACCTTTCGGGAAGGTCGTCTGCGGTCCGCCGTCGGGCCCCGGCGGGACGTCCCCGGGACCGCCGTCGAGCGACGACGCCGCCGGCGT carries:
- the infC gene encoding translation initiation factor IF-3 gives rise to the protein MGRPRFDPRQPQRQFQIRVNHRIRVPEVRVIDANGEMLGVLATHEALRRAQEQGLDLVEVNPKAEPPVCKILDFGKYKYEEKKKAGEAKRKQTVVEIKEIKLRPKTDDHDIAFKTKAARKFLEAGHKVKFTVRFRGREITHPEKAQEQLQIIIPQLEDIANVETRAMMEARAMSVLVAPKPAVMQRVAQMKAQREKDRQQAEKEGLALPSEESLPEIDDDDDDDEDDDGDAEG
- a CDS encoding FHA domain-containing protein, with translation MNPGLPEEQIFPVAPTAKGGAPVTIGRTKDNQIFCLHKSLSRKHARIEFDGRRVTVTDLQSKNGVFHNGRRVARCEVSEGDTFRCGDITFLVEGATFRSPATKLVPVGRDDRAVATLPSPMAKLPDFGHTKVSSGNDGDRNNYKDKLFLLIRASELCVSELSIDRVLEELVTLAVQAITVDRCALLALDDQTLDMHPRVVKSFTHSTRYPYSQRVVDFVVDHGSPASFADVSRDRRLPGDAARDADVRAAMCVPINPGGGTIGVIYVDSLSHSELYKPDDLALLRAIANHAAVAIEGAALRGGEARGRSLVPSMPRPPR
- a CDS encoding AAA family ATPase: MLERLHLREVGPAPELEIDFAQRLNVLTGDNGLGKTFLLDLGWWALTRTWPDVDHQAWPRPGDATSTPSIAYSIRGAGKSSMFESKYSWKEQAWPQKGHRPPKPGMVVYMRVDGSFAVWDPARNYYREAPTVGVSAPDRLPAFFFDREQVWKGIGPIEKSVCEGLERDWLTWQSQKDAAFDDLCTALRRLSHDSGEILQPGKPMRMRLEDRRDTPTLMLSYGLTPVPLASAGIKRMLALAYLLVWAWREHKEATRITRQEPTDRIVLLLDEIEAHLHPRWQRALLPSVLDVVNALAAEVDVQLVVATHSPMVLASLETSFDESTDRLHHLVLDHTPKGHRARVETIPWAKQGDVTNWLVSHIFGLKQARSIEAERAIEAAEALMRGAPDEAPPKLRSAASIDAELRRVLAGHDPFWPRWIIEHPELHPGPKQAKRKRSGAKKKGTSRA
- the thrS gene encoding threonine--tRNA ligase, which codes for MEKRIPAGDLVKQKGQLAPDVIAIKTSDTRLGKNGIVDLFTPIPEDTAFSVIRENDKEGLDVIRHSTAHVMADAVQRLFPGTKVTIGPAIEDGFYYDFDKAGGGSFTEEDLAKIEQTMMEVVAKDTPFRREVVSRNDALALFERMGETFKCEIIRSIPEDEEISLYKHGPAGTKEEWVDVCEGPHVPSTGKLRAVKLTSVAGAYWRGDERNPMLQRIYGTAFPTKEALEEHLKLIEEAKARDHRKLGKELDLFFFDPVSPAMPFLLPRGAFVYNRLVQYLRDLYVHYGYEEVITPQAFDPKLFRTSGHLGNYNENMYRLWTEDVIEEALAAKDPTPESVAKALQESSFALKPMNCPSHCVIYGVRKRSYRELPWRVADFGRLHRYERGGVVHGLSRVRTFCQDDAHIFCTREQVPSEIERFLKMFYAIYKAFSLTKIDIRLATRPDKRIGADEDWDMSEKALAEGLERAGLPFTFSPGEGAFYGPKLEFHVQDALKRSWQLGTMQYDPNLPERFELEYTGEDGKAHRPVMLHRAIFGTFERFLSVYLEHIGGNFPTWLAPSQVIVLTVSDKSEAYGRSVLEELKAQGHRAEADFSGDKLGAKIRTARTMRHPYMLVVGPKDAEAGTVSVRARDAGDLGAMPRADFLAKLAAESSPPTE
- a CDS encoding PQQ-dependent sugar dehydrogenase; amino-acid sequence: MAFRRVALPLCALFSSFAACGGDDTTPAASSLDGGPGDVPPGPDGGPQTTFPKGEGDPCRGEPLGDDAFVADGLCVRLVANEKVSHLRQITFAPNGDILGALSSGRIVLMHDADGDGRFSASEITTWGEAGGDTNNAFIDVAGNYVYAGSPTGVKRFAWDPAAPQGGPAEDVVVNQPGGGHAMRTAKVYDGFLYVDSGSSGNQSHDDQVKGEYDGKRSLIKRFDLSKLVAGTPFDWNKDGENVSLGLRNPNGFARNETTGKIYAVVNGLDNQSYKGADVHQDNPGEQVAEVAAGKNYGYPFCFTAQRVVVGGALDAPAGTQLMAGFVNQPDRDDAWCAANSQKPTTFVQAHAAPLDITFFDKQPSGALPERWRGGAFIALHGSWNRDASTGHKVVWQPFHPDGSSPMPASTKDETTWPHEVVFGGAEGGKPKDGRWQWRTDANADSPRPSGVAVSPIDGALYVATDSPGALYRVGLTR